The following coding sequences lie in one Saccopteryx bilineata isolate mSacBil1 chromosome X, mSacBil1_pri_phased_curated, whole genome shotgun sequence genomic window:
- the NDUFB11 gene encoding NADH dehydrogenase [ubiquinone] 1 beta subcomplex subunit 11, mitochondrial, protein MAAGLLGLFARRLLAAAATRGHLAARVCWESSSARAVIAPSAVVGKRAPEPTVRWQEDPDPEDENLYEKNPDSHGYDKDPVVDMWNMRVVFFFGFSIVLVLGSTFVAYLPDYRMHEWARREAEKLVKYREAHGLPIMESNCFDPSKIQLPEDED, encoded by the exons ATGGCGGCCGGGCTGTTAGGTTTGTTCGCCCGCCGCCTTTTGGCAGCAGCGGCGACGCGAGGGCACCTGGCTGCTAGGGTTTGCTGGGAATCCAGCTCCGCCAGGGCTGTGATCGCCCCGTCGGCTGTGGTGGGAAAGCGGGCACCGGAACCGACTGTGCGCTGGCAGGAGGACCCAGATCCTGAGGACGAAAACCTCTAtgagaag AACCCAGACTCGCACGGCTATGACAAGGACCCTGTTGTGGATATGTGGAACATGCGGGTCGTTTTCTTCTTTGGCTTCTCCATTGTCTTGGTCCTTGGCAGCACCTTTGTGGCTTATCTGCCTGACTACAG GATGCATGAATGGGCTCGCCGAGAAGCTGAAAAGCTTGTGAAATACCGAGAGGCCCATGGCCTTCCCATCATGGAATCCAACTGCTTTGATCCCAGCAAGATCCAGCTGCCAGAGGATGAGGACTAA